Sequence from the Numida meleagris isolate 19003 breed g44 Domestic line chromosome 2, NumMel1.0, whole genome shotgun sequence genome:
TGAACATAGATACTTGAAATATTAGTAGATTGTTAACTTAATGTAATCTGAAGACTTCTCTGAGggctttctgctgtttttctcaaaaGCTCTATGATAACTAAATGATCACAGGGTAAATCATGTTCCcaattctttttaattaccTGGTAAGTCACCAGAAttgaattaaataaatgcactgCTCTTTGTTCACAATAAGTACCTTCTCATGTTCTAGgcttaaatgaaataaattttgaatttctgtgtTGTTCATGACCCTAAATGTCATTATTATGGATTCTGAGTCTTCACTTTCAAAGCTGACTTGATCCACTACACCTTACGGTATCAACTTTTTTGTGCGTGCAGTATACTGTTAAATTTTGTATTGAATTTttagactgaaaaagaaactcGCAGTACAAGAAGAGATGAGGACTTTCCACAATTATCTTCCAAGGCACTAATGAGCATCTTCAGGTCCAAAGCAGTGCGAAGAACCCTAATCTGTTAGGAGATGAGGGCCACCTGACATAGCAAAGAATGAGTGCCCTGGAAGCTGCTCCTCAATAGTGAGGAGCAAAGGTATACTTGAAGGAGGCTATTCAAATGATGAACAAGCTAGGGGagaagaaataggaaggaaTGTTCTGCTCTCCTGTTAAACAGTTTTGTTGACTGTGTCCTATTCTTCAAAGCCATGCATGCTTTCACTAATAGTTAACTTTGTGCATTGTAATTGCACACAGTAGGTCCAACTGGCCAAAAGAAAAGGGatttaaaaagtgaagatgAAAAGTGCTTGTATTTGAGGATGGAGAAGGAGTCTTCCTAATGGGCAGTAAACATCCTCTGACATCTCAATCAATTACCAGAGTGTTTAGACACCATTATAATTCAGAGCATAGATGTTTTGTGGATAAACTTGATTTGCAGTCTCACAAATATTAGGAGGGGAGCTTACAAAGAtcaggaggaggggaaatgtTAATCTGCTGAAACATGGagcattttccttttgacttgtgcatcttttctttctttttttcctcataagcATTCTCAGAGAAAGTGcgttattttaaaatgacccTAATTCAAGGTTATGCCAATAAGACAACTGTCTTGATCTTTGATTTAGATGTTCCAATCTTTCCTTTACGTAAAGACTGTGTTGGCTTCATTTCCTTTATAAGCAATCCTGATTCCAGCATTACCAGCACACTGGCTCACATATTGTTTCACCAGCAGGTAAGTGGCAGTTTACTAAACCTATCTAAAACTCAGCCTGCTTGGACAAAGTAGTGAAAGATGCAATATTATTTCTACAATTAAGTTCCATATTTCTAATGATCCCTTAAGTCTTTTATCTTATATTCATTCTTATGTCACACAAAGCTTCAGCAGGGATTTTTTTAACCTCTTAAGAAGCTTGAGCgcagttttcttctttaggtCCTGAAGAAGTTAAGCTCTGCAATAGGAAAGCTTCAATCAAAATGCTTCTTCTGGATACTGTTTTTCATGGCTTCAATCCAGTTTTATTCCTTTCTCAGCCAGAGGTCACAATCTCTTTCTAAATGGTCATCAATGAGTCTTCTCGCACTGTGCAAGGAGTGCAATTCCTGCAAGGTACAGCTTTTGTTACATTCACTCTGTGGCAGCAGGACTGAATTCTGTTCTCACTCTAGTGTAAATATTGAGCAACTCATCTATCTACCTGATATTGTTAAAGATTTTCAGCAGTATAGCTGCCATAAGAATGCGTTGTTTGGAGCACTCTAACTGCTAAAATTCTTAGATATTTAACCCTGTGTCATTCTGCAGCATGCAGCCAAGGCAGAGTATAGATGATATCTGTCCTTGAAGGAGCTGACAACAAGAGAAGTCTAGGCAGAGTAAATGCCTATATTTAACACACACTATTGCAGATACTTGAGCTAATATTTACTCTTCTACACTGCTTATGTTTTTTAGACATaagcagaaaaacactgcaTGCATGCACGATATATACATGCAGTTCtgtacagaaatagaaatatttgttctaCCACAGCACCATTTCCATGGTGCTCCAGATACTAATGCAGGAAAAAGATGCACAAGTATGACCTAATATGGATCATCTTCCTACACTTGCCACACCTTTCCAGAGGTTCAGATGGCAACACTCCATTTTCAATGAGACTTTGACTACTACCCATAAGAGGAGCTGCATCAGCACTGGATGCCAACACACAGACTGAAGTTTTATGTGGCCTCTGCTCCTGAGCAGTCAGATTTTTATGGGCTTGCAGAATTTGGGATTGACTCTTctcatatttgttttcctgctcgTTACTTCTCCCTCCCAGATGCGTGGTGGTCATGAAGAcatctctgaaaagcagcatctcCAAGAGGTGTTTTCTTCACCCTGCCCGCATCCAGAGAAAGTAAACATTTGTTGGATTAACTTCTAATCACTCTTTTcactatttttactttttagcataaaaatgaaaatatattagtGCATTGGCAAGATAAATAGTACACTGGTATTTTTAATTAGCTCCCAGGAAATAAGCTTGTCTTTTTCATATATGTTCTCTCAATAATACACTCATGGGTTTACAAGATATAGTGCATTCACAGCTGTTTAAGCACACTAGGTCTACATCTTTGGTgtctgttatttaaaattatggaaaaattTCCTAGTAGCTCTGCCTATTTTAACTATTGCTTTATTTCCAGCTACTGGAGTATTCACAGCCAGAGGAaaagatggtttttttttaaaaaaaaaaaaaggtgggcatttcagagcagaaacaggTCTTCTCTTTCAAGAAATGGTTAATGTTTCATTGTACAGATTTCCTTGATGCTTGTTGATAACATCTCTGTGATGGCACTATTACTGGCAACTTAATGATTTACTGGAATGAGTAAGAACAGAGCATTGGCCTCAGATGTCATTTGAAGGCCTCTTGATTGATTCTTACAATGATCCCAGAAACTACTTGTCCACTACTGaattcactgtttttcattccTTGTAGACAGTTACAGTTATACATAagcttaaaattaatttatgctGGTGGTAAGTATGAAGGAATAGTGTAGTATAAGCAGTCTGTAATGTCTGAAGCACAGTAACcagtgtttcaaaaaaaaaaaatcagttggTGTTGGTCATTGTGTCTTGCTACCAAGTCAGTCCAGTGGCTCAGTACTCGTACTGAAACTAAGGATTTAAACCCCAGGGTTCAAGTACATCACTTCCAAAGCAATTAGTTGCATCAGGAATATTAGGGTGTTCTATTAGGTAGTTTATCTTGCTACAAACTCACAATAGACTTGTGATACAGTAAGAAAAGTGACAACTTTAAAAAGGGAACAGCGGCGTGATGGAGTGAGAATCCatgtatttccaaaaaaaaaactcatgaTCACATCTACTGTCCAGCTACAAAGGTGGGGAAATGTTCACTGAATTTCATTCCCATCTCTTACAGCTGTGTTTTTACGTAACTTGTAAATGTTCCCGTCCCTAGGGCATAGCATGTTGCCTTCAGTGGTGGGAAGGCCCCTGCAGAATGTAAGGACTGGACAGGGAAGCAAAACACCAATCACTAGTGTCTTAGTACATTTCCACCTCAGATTTTGTGCAAGttctagttttttttctctcttggtTGGTCATTCTCAACAAATTGTTCATGCTCTTGATAGGAGGAGGGTTATTTTGCTGATGATGCTATTTTGCTCTGTGGCCATTCTGCACTTAGGCCTCAtgacaaggaaaacatttgtatGTAATCACCAACATTTCATataattcttttctgttctagATATTTGAAATAGCAGCATAGCTTAAAGCCTCCACAATTCCATGTGGAAAGAATGACAGAGCCTAAAGTAGTTAATCAgttaggaaatatttcctgaCTTATTTTAGCTTTAATCACTGTCATTTCCTACATAAACACATAAGtaattccttttcctctctgatattgcagatattttaaacatattgAGAACTCAGTCCATCTTTTCTTAATGATCTTTACTTTTCTGGCTTTCATTATCTTTGGTCAAGTATCCAGGGCTTGCATGATGTTTTGAATTGAAGCTGTATTAGCATCGTATGGGGATGAGTAGCCCTGGCTCATACAGTTTCCACGTAGCCTGAgtgttttcttatgttttttgttgttagcaACAAAATCATGGTATGTTGTATATACCTAATCTGAATTGTATTTAAGCTTTTCTGAAGTGACACTTATCCTTATTCCTAAAAGAAACTCGTAGCTGTGTTATCTCAAAGCTGATCttatggggaaaagaaaagagatgacagttaaaaaaaaaaaacatcttctccattttttgtcatctatatattttataaagcCTTCAGACTGTCCAGTTCCTGATCCACTATGAAAATTCTTTTACGGTATATCTAAAGTCAGGAAAATATTATTACATAGAATTCTGTTTaatgtatacatgtatatctgacatttaaaatgtcAGCAAGAGTAATCTCCAGCCAGATTTTACTCTAGAAAAGTTGCTTATAATGAAGTCAGGTTTACAACTGTGTAAGAAACATTTTGCTAGTAACTAGTCCAGCTGGCATGTGTGGCTTTAGGTTCAATAATATTCTGTATTTAGTTTGTATGTGTCTACATTTCCCTTTTATTGTATCATTGCTGCCTTTTATGTCTAGCAGTGTAAAATTTCTATGATAGTACTAGACATGAAAATAATACGGGATGTATTCCTTATTCTGATGCATTAAATCTCTAAGACTTACAGCAACAATTATCCTTACAGCAAACATTTATTTAGGGCTGTTGCCAGTCCATGAAATTGAAATTAGGCTACAGAATGTTATATAACATTCTGGGTGCACGTGAGAAATCAGAAGAGCTGTAATCGGATATTAATATCTGGCTAACTCTATTTTGTTGAACACTAGAGGGAGAtcaaagcaaaagaataaatgaCTAATAGACAATAGTTACTAATTCAGTTTGTTCATAAAATTTCAActgagaagatgaaaacaaCAGATATTATCTTATCCTAATTTTTCACCTTTGTTTTCTCATGCCCTTCTTGATATTCTTTTatctgaaatgtaatttaaagaaTGATGAaaatctgagaaggaaaagaactgtGCTTATATCAATATTTCAATGAATGAGTTctgtatgaaattattttttcatatgagACATTTCCATGAGAAGACTGAGAttagaacagctgaaaaatgaaacaataaacaTACAGTTCATCTGTCTTACTGTTTTCTAAATGTACAGCACTTTGTTTTGGTGCATGTCTGCAGGAATAAGCGAGGAAACTCATTTATTTGCAGGGCTTTCATCAGAGTGTAAGCAACTGAGACTGCTCACATTCAGAGTAGGGTAGAGCTCTTTCACAGTCATAACTGctgttttattcagtgtttgCTGAACAAAGTTTgtaatataaaatgtatttaagatgCAGATTTCTTTagtgtaaaaataaagttaCGGAATGCACACTTTCCTACTCTCTCAGTTACTGCTGGGAAATGCCATGGCTTTCCATAGAATTCCCAAAGAAAGGGCCTTTAGGGCATTTAATAGTTTCCTGAGAGGAAGGATCTGGCTTATCAGGCTCTAGCAGAGAACAAACACTGGCATCCATGCTTCAAAACTAAGGAATTATTCATGCTGCAGTTTGTACTAAGATTGCTATGCTCTTAGGGATAACTGAGCTGGGTAGAAACAGCACTAGGTTGGAACTTCTTATCGCAGCTAAGAGTTCGTAGTGGGTTAGGTCACCCTGCATAAATTGTCACTGAGTGCCGTGCTCCTACTGCACTGCCTGCCAGACACAGTAATACACTCATATATGCATCAAGTGTATATTGTTACTTAGGGGAAAGGGGGTTTGTACATGCTCAGGGGAGATGATGGAAGTGAGAGGAAGGAATAGCATAGGTGGGAAAGGAGAGGTGGAACTTGGCCTCTCAGCACAGCAAGCTGCTACAGTGGCTCAGGGCTTGCTGTGAGACCATAACCACTCTTAAGAGCACCAGGCAGCTCTCctccacacagaaaataataatatccATCTATTATTAATAGCAAAATTGTGCACCCACCTGTAAAAACTTCTTGTTTACAGTGTCCCTAATCTGTCATACCTAGGGGAGACAGGTGACTCTTAGCCAAGATGTCACAGGTCTCTGAGACCAGGCGCTTGTGGGaatggctgtgctgtgtgaatTCATCTGGTGCAGTGagttttaacatttaaaagaacTGTGTAGTTAAAGAGAAAGCACACAGATCCCAAATCTGTCTATTTTTCACTTCTTGCTTGAGCTAAGCCCACCTGATAGGCAAAAAGAAGTGCCCACCAGAAAGCGGAGGGAACAGCTTGCCCTTGTAGATCACTTTCTGGTAATGGGTCTAGTGCTCTTGGTCACCATGAAAGCCAGTGCTGACCTAatgaaggggaggaaaaaatgttcttttgttttatagCTTTAAAAAGTCTCCACATCAATAGTTCTAAATGACATGTTTCCTTCTTAAATGCCTTGTACATCTGGAAAAGCTGGAAACATggtatattttttcaaatggattTGGATACAAAATCGTGATGACTTGAATGGGAGTCACTGAAAATGTATATAGCTCTCATCCATGGCATGCACATGACCTGTGCTGTCATTTTTAGTAAAAGGTCATTCTCGGCTGCATCATGCACTGTAATCATTTACACGCTCATTGTCCAACCACCTCCACAAGGGATTGATGTTCCACTCTGACCAAGGCGTACAAGAGAACCTTGTTGCTATTACTACTAACCAGATCAATTTATTCAACATTTTGGAACTGAAGGAAGTACTTTATTTAATACCTGCTTatccaattttaaaaaattatatcaaGTGTAGACCTGACTACTCCCAGACTTTTCAGGTACTAAGTCACTGTGCTTCTAATGCACAGAAAGTTGAATTTTTGTTATCAATACTCACTGGGCATGCAGGAAAGAATTATGCATTTTGTCCAAAGCTAATCCTGCTCAGTGCTGGTACTCCTCAACATCCACTGGGactttctcagcagagctgcaggctgaaaTACTGGTGTTGCTAATGTTGGTCTTAGCTGTGCAATACTCACAGTGCCAACATGCTCTGCCAGTGTCAGAGTGCTTGTAAAGAGACAAACTATAATCACTGTGAATGAATATAATTGACAGGTAATccaaattacatttatttcctatGTTTCTACACCATTGTCTCCATACTTCCCAGTCCTGGCTTCCTGTCCTCCCTGCTTtgtcttgcttttaaaaaactATAGACTGAATGGAAATTGCTGATAATATTACAAATGCATGCATTTTAGCAACTTCAGTATTGTTGTCAGCTTGTTTCCCACTATGCCAACTCAGGAGACTGCCTCTTTTTACATAAATAATGTTTCAACATATCCAAAATGACTGAGCTATTGACTTCTCCCTCCAGGACCTAATTTAAATGTGTGAAGGAAAAGCCTGAGGTTTTTTGTTGGGTTTGTGATGCTTATCActaaatttgaaaatgtgtttcaaacttaaaggttttttgttgttgttattcaTTGCTCTTTAATGATTCCTGCTACAGGTGAAATTTTTATTAGATTGTGCGTAACCtcaagaaagggaaaatccAAATAGTTAAACCAttggtgggggaaaaaaaaaaggattgtaGTATAAGGCActgttttattcttaaattgTTGGGTCCTATTTTTAACAATCCTTATATGTAAGCACTTGTTAAAGGTTGGTTTTTGTGGACATCTGCAAAAGATAAATCTAAGATCAACCAGAGACTGGTGCTGGTGCAGGACATTGATCCTTTATCTGGACAATGCAATGATGAAGCAAATGGACACAGTATTGGCAGTGGAGAGGAAGTGTGTTGCATCCAGGCTGTCTCTGGTTTCCAACCAACACAAGAGGGTAAATTTTTTCAGTTGATGGCCATTTATAGCTTTGTGTGAAATGACCTTGGCTCTAATTTCAGTAGGTAGCCTGTGGAAATATGACTCTAACCACCAAGGTATACTCGTGTCTTCCTCCTGTGGAAACTTAACTTTTAGGACACACTGAGGTTACTGATCATGTTCACAACAGCTTTACATTCCATATGTAGCCTATCTATCCCATGCTGCTCATAAGCATTGAACTACTTCATGCATGCTGTCTGGTCATTCTGTAGCTGCAAAAGAATCCTGTAAATGTGGGATTATGGCAGAGGTATGATCAAAATATGCATTGTGTAGATCAAGCACTGGGTTTGCTACCTGTGTACAACAGCATATACGTAGCTGATTCTGTCAGGGAAGTCTCAGACAGAAATAGTATGACTGCACTGCACTGAAGCATCAAAGCAGGGATAATTCGAAACATCCTTCATGGAAACCTAATAATATAGTCTACAGTAGCTATATATACATACTGAAATGAGAATCTCTGAAAtaagaatgtctttttttttggctgttaaTTGTCTGAAAACAACATTAAGTGGTATAACATAATCATTCATTTCTATAACTGCTAACAGTCCCTTTACAAGATCTCTGCCCTAATCAACTGCTGTACTCAACACAGAGTTATTGTAAATTTAAGAACATTTATattctgaaaaagcagtaaatGTAGTATGTCACGTCATTCACAATGCTGTTTTCATTGAAGGAGCCATCGTGTTTATCAAGGAAATAAGTTGAGCAGTATGAGTGtaccagcaaagcagcagtattgaaaaagatctgaaagaaTAGGGATGTAACAAAGGCATTTTTGCCAACTGATTATCCGGTTTAAATCCCATTTAGATGCACCTTAGTTTGGAGTGTTTGTGTTGACTTACTATTAAGAGTGAAAATTAGGTTGTGAAACAGATTAGAAATCATAAAACCTAACTCGGACAGTAGCTCTAggtgagaagaggaaaaacatacCACTACAAAGACATTGGTGCATCTCTTGCACATGCTGGCAGATGTTGACTTAATTGTCCAGATGTGCTGCAGTACAATTCAGTTCATTCATTCCATTACAcggcctttttttttttttctggataagTATGGGCACTCTCTTGAATGCTTTCTTTCAAGTGAGCTAATAGCTTCTTTCGACTGAGTTCATGTTCTCTGGTGGTCCAGTTTTCAGCCCATTTCACCACAAGTAACACCTTACTGTCAATCTCTGCAGATGATAATAGCAAACCCAGATCAGAAACCTGTTATCACTTGATATGTGGCCAAACACATTTGAGCTGAATGCTCAAAATGCATTAGAGCTGATCACATTCAAGCAGCGGTTCAGCTATGCCATTTACAGACAGCCACCAACACTTAAGAAGGACTTacataaaaagtaattaaaacttCTGAATTCTTCCTTTGGAACAGCACTAAAGGGCATCATGGCATTCAGCAAACCTGAATAGGAACAAATGCCCAAATGCATTTCAAGACATATTGGTATGAAAGTGCCAAAGAACTAAACACTGTTTCGAACTTAAAAACAGGATaatatttcagttcttaaaaaaGGGAATATTCCAAACAGCAACTGCACCTGTACTTCACAAATGGAGCTAttaaaattacaagaaaaagtGTGCCTTATTCTCTATGGGTAGTATCAGAGCCAAATTAATATCACATGCATTTATACCTTAATGAATAGCTTTAAAAGCCTAATCTTTTGGAAAGATTCCTATAGGCTTTCATGTAATTTAGATCAGAAtaattacagagaaagaaaaaaaaatcatttcagtgcagaagcaaaacatttgaTCCTTTAGCTGTAAAATACAgccaaaaaaagattttgctttgGATCTTAGAAATATGTTCAAATCAAAGGAATGGTTCAATTTGCCTGAAAAGGCAGTTTGGCACTAGTATCTTACatacctctgaaaaaaaattcaatatttACAATGTTCACATGCAAATTAAGAGCCTTTTATTTCAGCATCAACAATGTGGTGGTAAATATGTTACTGTTCTGGACAACAGCTTATCTTGGCATTGGTCTCACTCATGTCCAATAAAGCTACAAATCTTGTGAGAAATGCCAGACTTTCTCAAAGCAAACAGCTGGGCCAGTAGAGACTGCCAAATTCTTGAAGTCTGTGAAATTAGTTTCAGTAAACATGGGATGTTCATTGGTAAAGAAAACTATGcggttttttggttttttttaaatttcctgaAGCTAACAGTGAATTTAcaccttattttcttctaaggCACTGTGAAGCTTGGAGCAGGTCTTATTTTATCGAAAGCAATTTTACTTCACTCCAATGGTATATATTCATTCAATTGCAAAAGGTGATATTTCAAATGTTTGGTTCTTTTGGCATGTGGCAATTTTCTTCTTGatatttatgtttctttatGTTCTGTTGCAGGAGAAATTCAAAACGTTTCAGTTAAGGCTTCAAACTGTTCCAGATGAAGGAGAAAGACTTCATCAAAAGGATGGTCTGACTGACACATCAGCTTCAGAGTAAAGCCAAGCCTGAGAAACAACAACACAGAGGCTTTCCACGAGCAGAAGAAATGAGCACTGAGAGACCTTCCAATCTAATCAAACATGCAGGGCAGACAAGCATTCCATCTCTCGAAAATATAACTGAATTTTCCTTAAATATCACTGACTGCAATCAGATTGTGGTGCCAGAGGAAgtttttttcactgttgctgctgctggcataCTGGAAAATCTACTTGTCCTTGTTGCTGTCATCAGAAATAAGAATTTGCACTTGCCCATGTACTTCTTCATTTGTAGCTTAGCCATTTCAGACATGTTAGGTAGCTTGTACAAAACTCTGGAGAACATCTTTATTATCTTGTGCAAAATGGGGTACCTGACACGTCGTGGAGACTTTGAGAAAAAGCTGGATGATGCCATGGATTCCATGTTCATTCTATCTTTACTGGGGTCCATTTTCAGCTTGTTAGCTATTGCAGCAGACAGATACATCACTATCTTCTATGCTTTGCGGTACCATAATATAATGACACTAGGAAGGGCTTTGGTCATCTTGGCAATCATTTGGACATTCTGTGCTGGCAGTAGCATTGCCATTGCCCTCTTCTCCCATGAAGTAGCCACAGTCATTCCCTTCACCATTCTGTTCCCTTTAATGATGTTTTTTATACTGTGCCTGTATATCCATATGTTCCTCCTAGCTCGATCTCATGCTAAAAAGATCGCCTCGCTGCCAACCAGTGCAGTCCATCAGAGAACTAACATGAAGGGAGCCATTACGCTGACAATTTTCCTTGGAGTCTTCCTTTGCTGCTGGGCCCCGTTTGTTCTTCACATCCTTTTAGCAAGGTTTTGCCCACATAACCCTTACTGTGCCTGCTACATGTCCATTTTCCATGTGAATGGGACCCTCATAATGTGCAATGCAATCATCGATCCTATGATTTTTGCATTCCGAAGCCCGGAATTACGGAATACTTTTAAGAAGATGTTCTGCTGTGCCAGGTATAACTGGAACTGATAGAAACTAAATGAAGGTGAATATTACAGAAGGACACTCGTGCAACATCAGTTTGCAGAGTTAAAAATACTAACTCAAAATAATACTACACTTGTAGGACACTGCCAATAATTTTCAGAAGGCTGTGAAAGTACATGTATGAGCAAAGTATCCAGACAAGTCTTTGCCAACCGAACCTCCATAAATATTACTGATTAAGTTAATTCTGCTGATAATTTTCATGCAATAGTCTAAAAATAACTGCATCAACTGTCTttcatcatttcagaaaaatttaaatgtaagtCTTCTGCAGCAAGCCTTGTGTTCCCCCAGAGATGAGTTAATGGCAACTCATTTTTATCagtaatttcaaattaaaatgtatactacattaaaattctgctgtttaaatcacaaataaatgaatagttattttaaaacttcacaTTTATACAAAAGTCtatgagaaagcagaaaatatggACACATGTTTGTACTTCGCTGGCAACGCTAACTCATTACTTTGTTCTCAACACTGCGTCTCCTTAAAATCATGTAATTAGTAATTTTCAAGAGTCATAAATAACTTTGGAGTGTGAGGCCAAGCAAAGTTATTTTGgtttaaaagctattttcagtGACTGAAGAGTTTTTCCCAACATGAAGATGTTGTGGCAGCACAGATTATaggttttgaattttaaaaccCCAAAGCCGGGTCTGGATCAGCAAAGGGAATTGCTGACCTTGCCAGCTTCTCATTAAAATTCCATAGGccagtttattttaataaaagaataGGCTTCAGAGACAGTAAAAGAACTTCAATTTAGCCATTATTTTCTAAACATGACACaacaaggaattaaaaaattaaaataccagTCAGAAAATTGAAAGATCTCCAAGGAAGTCAGTCACCTAGATCAGGGATCAGCTAGCCAGTTTGGAAGGATGCTACAAAACAGATTGCAATTTACAAAATCCTTGTGAAAAAAATTTTAATCATCCCTGCCAAAATAATACAACGCTTagaaaactggaacacagaataGTTTTCACCCCAAAATATCCTGAAGCAGTCCAGAGCATATGGTGAATTAACCTCACAGTAATTCCACAGAGTTACTCAGCTGTGCCAGAGACAAAAGATTTAGTAAGAGACAGACATGAAACTGGGGGAGCTGAGACATGGCTAGAACAAGAAGTAGAgtagaggaaaagagaaaatctctTCATCCATAAATAGAAGAACTTATGAT
This genomic interval carries:
- the MC2R gene encoding adrenocorticotropic hormone receptor, whose protein sequence is MSTERPSNLIKHAGQTSIPSLENITEFSLNITDCNQIVVPEEVFFTVAAAGILENLLVLVAVIRNKNLHLPMYFFICSLAISDMLGSLYKTLENIFIILCKMGYLTRRGDFEKKLDDAMDSMFILSLLGSIFSLLAIAADRYITIFYALRYHNIMTLGRALVILAIIWTFCAGSSIAIALFSHEVATVIPFTILFPLMMFFILCLYIHMFLLARSHAKKIASLPTSAVHQRTNMKGAITLTIFLGVFLCCWAPFVLHILLARFCPHNPYCACYMSIFHVNGTLIMCNAIIDPMIFAFRSPELRNTFKKMFCCARYNWN